The Cydia amplana chromosome 9, ilCydAmpl1.1, whole genome shotgun sequence genome includes a region encoding these proteins:
- the LOC134651193 gene encoding hydroxysteroid dehydrogenase-like protein 2, whose protein sequence is MSLVANTGKLAGRTLFITGASRGIGKAIALKAAKDGANVVVAAKTAEPHPKLPGTIYTAAEEIEALGGKALPCIVDVRDEKAVQKAIDEAVKKFNGIDILINNASAISLTDTPNTDMKRYDLMHSINTRGTFLASKLCLPHLKNSNHAHILNLSPPLNMNPFWFATHVAYTMAKYGMSMCVLGMSHEFKPFNIGVNALWPMTGIATAAIEMLTGDVSTSRKPEIVSDAAYFMLCQDPKTYTGNFAIDEDVVKKAGVTDLTPYACDPSNIDNLLPDFFLDVPGSPSAQAAKKEGKPEGQIPTLFASIGKSLSPDLVKKTQAVYQFNVKGKEEGVWHIDLKNGDGACGQGEPKSPPDATLTMDSGNFSDMFAGKLKPATAFMMGKLKIKGDLQKAMKLEKMMKSLQKK, encoded by the exons ATGAGTTTGGTAGCTAACACCGG GAAACTAGCGGGACGTACGCTGTTTATAACGGGTGCTTCCCGTGGTATTGGCAAGGCCATCGCCCTCAAGGCAGCTAAGGATGGTGCTAACGTGGTGGTCGCGGCGAAAACGGCCGAGCCGCATCCCAAGCTACCAGGCACTATTTACACCGCTGCAGAAGAAA TTGAGGCCTTAGGTGGTAAGGCCCTGCCATGCATTGTGGACGTCAGGGACGAGAAAGCGGTGCAAAAGGCGATAGATGAAGCTGTTAAAAAG TTCAACGGCATCGACATTCTGATCAACAATGCATCTGCTATCTCGCTCACGGACACGCCCAACACCGACATGAAGAGATACGACCTTATGCACTCAATCAACACCAGGGGCACCTTTTTGGC tTCAAAGCTCTGCTTGCCGCACCTGAAGAACAGCAACCACGCACACATCCTGAACCTGTCGCCGCCGCTCAACATGAACCCCTTCTG GTTCGCGACGCACGTAGCGTACACGATGGCCAAGTACGGCATGTCGATGTGTGTGCTGGGCATGAGCCACGAGTTCAAGCCGTTCAACATCGGCGTCAACGCGCTCTGGCCCATGACTG GCATCGCGACGGCCGCCATTGAGATGCTGACGGGCGACGTGTCGACGAGCCGCAAGCCTGAAATCGTTTCCGACGCCGCTTACTTCATGCTGTGCCA GGACCCGAAGACCTACACAGGCAACTTCGCCATCGACGAAGATGTTGTGAAGAAAGCAGGAGTCACTGACCTCACACCCTATGCCTGCGATCCTA GTAACATAGATAATCTGTTACCCGATTTCTTTTTGGACGTGCCCGGCTCACCTTCTGCGCAGGCCGCGAAAAAG GAGGGCAAGCCCGAAGGCCAGATCCCCACATTGTTCGCATCTATCGGCAAGAGCCTGTCACCTGATTTGGTCAAGAAGACGCAAGCCGTTTACCAGTTCAATGTCAAAG GTAAAGAAGAGGGCGTGTGGCACATCGACCTCAAGAACGGAGACGGCGCTTGCGGCCAGGGCGAGCCCAAGAGCCCGCCCGACGCGACGCTCACCATGGACAGCGGCAACTTCTCTGACATGTTTGCTG